One genomic window of Hymenobacter sp. J193 includes the following:
- a CDS encoding glycosyltransferase family 4 protein — protein sequence MRVAIVINTSWNIWNFRRSLVKALQAAGHEVLAIAPPDAYSARLETELGCRYVPVLMENKGTNPAKDALLTRRFYQIYRRERPDVVLQYTIKPNIYGTLAAKLAGIPSVNNVSGLGTVFIVKNLVSKVALGLYRFAFKFPRRVFFQNDDDRQLFLDHGLVQKSITDLLPGSGIDTTAFQPATTFQRHQPFTFLMIARVLYEKGVEEYFEAARLVREALPGTRIQLLGGIDESGGVGVKRAVFEQWLQAGHVEYLGTSDNVAAHIAQADCVVLPSYREGTPKTLLEAAAMGKPIVTTDVPGCRETVINGVNGLLCQVRSGPDLAEKMLQVQRLPETGLAEMGRASRQLAVEKFDEQIVLDKYLRVVQEVGRRR from the coding sequence ATGCGCGTCGCCATCGTCATCAATACCTCCTGGAACATCTGGAACTTCCGCCGCAGCCTGGTGAAAGCTCTGCAGGCCGCCGGCCACGAAGTGCTGGCCATAGCGCCACCCGATGCCTACTCCGCGCGGCTGGAAACCGAGCTGGGCTGCCGCTACGTGCCCGTCCTGATGGAAAACAAGGGCACCAACCCGGCCAAGGACGCCCTACTCACGCGCCGCTTCTACCAGATCTACCGGCGCGAGCGGCCGGATGTGGTGCTGCAGTACACCATCAAGCCCAACATTTATGGCACGCTGGCCGCCAAACTGGCCGGTATTCCCAGCGTCAACAACGTGTCGGGCCTGGGCACGGTGTTCATCGTCAAAAATCTGGTGAGCAAGGTCGCCCTTGGGTTGTACCGCTTCGCGTTCAAGTTTCCGCGGCGCGTATTTTTCCAGAACGACGACGACCGGCAGCTGTTTCTCGATCATGGCCTGGTGCAGAAAAGCATTACCGACCTGCTGCCCGGTTCCGGCATCGACACTACTGCCTTTCAGCCCGCCACCACCTTCCAGCGCCACCAGCCCTTCACCTTCCTGATGATTGCGCGAGTGCTCTACGAAAAAGGTGTGGAAGAATACTTTGAAGCTGCCCGTCTGGTGCGCGAAGCCTTGCCCGGCACCCGGATTCAGCTGCTGGGCGGTATTGATGAAAGCGGGGGCGTGGGCGTGAAGCGGGCCGTGTTTGAGCAGTGGCTGCAGGCCGGTCACGTAGAATACCTCGGCACTTCCGACAACGTAGCTGCCCACATTGCCCAGGCCGACTGCGTGGTGCTGCCCAGCTACCGCGAAGGCACGCCCAAAACCCTGCTGGAAGCTGCCGCCATGGGCAAACCCATTGTGACGACGGACGTGCCCGGCTGCCGCGAAACCGTAATAAACGGCGTAAACGGCCTGCTTTGCCAGGTGCGCAGCGGCCCCGACCTGGCCGAAAAAATGCTGCAGGTACAGCGCCTCCCGGAAACCGGGCTGGCCGAAATGGGCCGCGCCAGCCGCCAACTGGCAGTGGAGAAATTCGACGAGCAGATTGTGCTCGATAAGTACCTGCGCGTGGTGCAGGAAGTAGGCCGGCGCCGCTGA
- the murF gene encoding UDP-N-acetylmuramoyl-tripeptide--D-alanyl-D-alanine ligase produces MAAPSALYSRFLACSGVSTDSRQPQNGTLFVALNGPSFRGRDFAPQALTQGARFAVVDDAELAAQDPDRYTYAPDPLVALQELAREHRRQFTGPMLAVTGSNGKTTTKELLHAVLSRRYRVQYTRGNLNNHIGVPLTLLSIRPQEHEVAIVEMGANHQGEIELLCGIAEPTHGLITNIGKAHLEGFGGTEGVARGKGELWHYLAAHEGTAFVNTADAQVTERAQVVAQQITYPGPADTYPAELLSAAPHVVLRLFDGTPVEAQINGGYNFLNLAAVAAVGAHFGVSADDIAAALAGYAPTNNRSQLVRTEHNELVLDAYNANPSSMAAALASFASRPGALSSKMVILGDMFELGPESAAEHHALGEQLASYGFGSVVLCGAEMAAARRPGFHHFPTKAEAAAWLTHNTPQGQQILVKGSRGMGLETLVELL; encoded by the coding sequence ATGGCCGCGCCTTCTGCTCTCTATTCCCGCTTCCTGGCTTGCTCCGGCGTCAGCACCGATTCGCGCCAACCCCAGAATGGCACCCTGTTCGTGGCCCTGAACGGCCCCAGCTTCCGGGGTCGCGACTTCGCCCCGCAGGCTCTAACCCAGGGGGCGCGGTTTGCAGTGGTAGACGATGCCGAGCTGGCCGCCCAGGACCCGGACCGCTACACCTACGCCCCCGATCCGCTGGTGGCTTTGCAGGAGCTGGCGCGGGAGCACCGCCGCCAGTTTACCGGCCCCATGCTGGCCGTGACGGGCTCCAACGGTAAAACTACTACCAAGGAGTTGCTGCACGCCGTGCTCAGCCGGCGCTACCGGGTGCAGTACACGCGCGGCAACCTCAACAACCACATTGGCGTGCCGCTCACGCTGCTCAGCATCCGGCCCCAGGAGCACGAGGTGGCCATTGTAGAAATGGGAGCCAATCACCAAGGCGAAATTGAGCTGCTCTGCGGCATTGCCGAGCCTACGCACGGCCTCATCACCAACATCGGCAAGGCCCACCTCGAAGGATTTGGGGGCACCGAGGGCGTGGCGCGGGGCAAAGGCGAGCTGTGGCACTACTTGGCTGCGCACGAAGGCACGGCCTTCGTAAACACCGCCGATGCGCAGGTGACGGAGCGCGCCCAGGTTGTGGCGCAGCAGATTACCTACCCCGGACCGGCCGACACCTATCCCGCCGAGCTGCTTAGTGCGGCGCCACACGTAGTGCTGCGCCTGTTTGACGGCACGCCGGTAGAGGCCCAGATAAACGGGGGCTATAACTTCCTGAACCTGGCCGCCGTCGCCGCCGTGGGCGCCCATTTCGGCGTATCGGCGGACGATATTGCCGCCGCGCTGGCCGGCTACGCCCCCACCAACAACCGCTCCCAGCTGGTGCGCACGGAGCACAACGAGCTGGTGCTGGATGCCTACAACGCCAACCCCAGCAGCATGGCGGCGGCCCTGGCCAGCTTTGCCAGCCGCCCCGGCGCTCTCAGCAGCAAAATGGTGATACTGGGTGACATGTTTGAGCTGGGCCCGGAAAGTGCGGCCGAGCACCACGCGCTGGGTGAGCAGCTGGCCAGCTACGGGTTTGGCTCGGTGGTGCTGTGTGGCGCCGAAATGGCCGCCGCCCGTCGCCCCGGCTTCCACCACTTCCCTACCAAAGCCGAAGCCGCCGCCTGGCTAACCCACAACACGCCTCAGGGTCAGCAAATCCTGGTGAAAGGCTCCCGCGGCATGGGCCTGGAAACGCTGGTGGAGCTGCTGTAA
- the rfbC gene encoding dTDP-4-dehydrorhamnose 3,5-epimerase: MEFRYFDIPGVVEVLPRVFGDARGAFFESFSEQRMREAGIVGEWVQDNQSRSDRGVVRGLHFQEPPHAQAKLVRVAAGRALDVIVDIRRDSPTYGQHVAVELDATRYNMLYVPVGFAHGFTALEDNTLFLYKCTNYYAPQAEGGLLWNDPALGIQWGVESPTVSAKDQVLPLLADLDSPF, encoded by the coding sequence ATGGAGTTTCGGTATTTTGATATTCCCGGCGTGGTCGAAGTGCTGCCGCGCGTGTTCGGCGACGCCCGCGGGGCCTTCTTCGAGTCGTTCAGTGAGCAGCGCATGCGCGAGGCCGGCATTGTGGGCGAGTGGGTGCAGGACAACCAGTCGCGCTCCGACCGGGGTGTGGTGCGGGGCCTGCACTTTCAGGAGCCGCCCCACGCTCAGGCCAAGCTGGTGCGCGTAGCCGCTGGCCGCGCCCTCGACGTTATTGTGGACATTCGCCGCGACTCGCCCACCTACGGGCAGCACGTGGCCGTGGAGCTGGATGCCACCCGCTACAATATGCTGTATGTGCCCGTCGGCTTCGCCCACGGCTTCACGGCCCTGGAAGACAACACGCTCTTCCTCTACAAGTGCACCAACTACTACGCCCCCCAGGCCGAAGGCGGCCTGCTTTGGAACGACCCAGCGCTGGGCATCCAATGGGGCGTAGAAAGCCCTACTGTCTCCGCCAAAGACCAGGTGCTTCCCCTGCTGGCAGATCTGGATAGCCCATTTTAA
- a CDS encoding cytochrome c: MMSSPRTLRSFLLTGLLGAALLTACQGQEPGRQPDATVAAGQVLAPGQALYEQNCTPCHGSDGKRGLNGAHDLTKSNLNQAGRVYMVTNGLGNMPGFKNQLSSEQIELVAAYSLTLQQP, translated from the coding sequence ATGATGTCTTCTCCGCGTACTCTCCGCTCTTTTCTGCTCACTGGCCTGCTCGGCGCGGCTTTGCTGACGGCCTGCCAGGGCCAGGAGCCCGGCCGGCAGCCCGATGCCACGGTGGCTGCTGGCCAGGTGCTGGCGCCCGGCCAGGCTCTGTATGAGCAAAACTGCACGCCCTGCCACGGCTCCGACGGCAAGCGCGGCCTCAACGGCGCCCACGACCTCACCAAGAGCAACCTCAACCAGGCCGGCCGGGTGTACATGGTTACAAATGGCCTGGGCAACATGCCCGGCTTCAAAAACCAGCTCAGTTCCGAGCAGATTGAGTTGGTAGCCGCCTACTCGCTCACGCTGCAGCAGCCCTGA